In Mycobacterium stomatepiae, the following are encoded in one genomic region:
- a CDS encoding LCP family protein, giving the protein MSGDGSPHRGRPARPGPPWVSPPEPAPVIQRYANPAPSPTDETVPLPRVVSPVPAGRAASGDLEPRKKPRSRARPRDRSAPPSDLPGVHRKRKKRRWGRIVLSTLLIGLLLAVAGVVGGGGWLDTTLHRKPALTNYADRPASGRGTNWLLVGSDSREGLSAEQQASLATGGNVGSSRTDTILLIHIPDLGSNTPPTTVSIPRDSFVPIPGHGKDKINSAFAIGGAALLTQTVEQATGLRLDHYAEIGFSGFAVLVDALGGITVCPTAPINDPLAGIDLPAGCQKLNGRSALGYVRTRDTPRADLDRMVNQRQFITALLDRAASPSVWLNPWRWYAVPHAAADAMTVDSGDHVWDLARLGWALHGSTTALPVPIGDFTSNSAGSVVVWNHEMAAMLFEALAADTAVPAAALEGQ; this is encoded by the coding sequence GTGAGCGGCGACGGATCACCACACCGCGGACGGCCCGCGCGACCGGGCCCGCCGTGGGTTTCGCCCCCCGAGCCGGCGCCGGTGATTCAGCGCTATGCCAATCCGGCGCCCTCGCCCACCGATGAGACCGTGCCGTTGCCCCGCGTCGTGTCACCGGTTCCCGCCGGTAGAGCCGCCTCCGGCGACCTGGAGCCGCGGAAAAAGCCGCGATCACGCGCGCGGCCGCGCGACCGCTCGGCACCCCCGTCCGACCTGCCGGGCGTGCACCGCAAGCGCAAAAAGCGCCGGTGGGGCCGAATCGTGTTGTCCACGTTGCTGATCGGTTTGCTGCTGGCCGTCGCCGGCGTGGTGGGTGGCGGCGGCTGGTTGGACACGACGCTGCATCGCAAGCCGGCACTGACCAACTACGCCGATCGGCCTGCGTCGGGCCGCGGCACCAATTGGCTGCTCGTCGGGTCGGACAGCCGGGAAGGCCTGTCGGCCGAGCAGCAGGCGAGCCTGGCCACCGGCGGCAATGTCGGCAGCAGTCGCACCGACACGATCCTGCTGATTCACATCCCCGACTTGGGGTCGAATACGCCGCCGACGACGGTGTCGATACCGCGCGACTCGTTCGTGCCGATCCCCGGGCACGGCAAGGACAAAATCAACTCCGCGTTCGCGATCGGCGGGGCGGCGCTGCTCACCCAGACGGTGGAGCAGGCCACGGGGCTGCGTCTGGACCACTACGCCGAGATCGGGTTCAGCGGGTTCGCGGTCCTGGTGGATGCCCTGGGCGGCATCACCGTCTGCCCGACCGCGCCGATCAACGACCCGCTGGCCGGCATCGACCTGCCCGCCGGCTGCCAGAAGCTGAACGGCCGCAGCGCGCTCGGATACGTCCGGACCCGCGACACACCCCGCGCGGATTTGGACCGGATGGTCAATCAGCGGCAGTTCATTACGGCGCTGCTGGACCGCGCCGCCAGCCCGTCGGTGTGGCTCAATCCATGGCGCTGGTACGCGGTACCGCACGCCGCGGCCGACGCGATGACGGTCGACAGCGGCGATCACGTGTGGGACCTGGCCCGGTTGGGCTGGGCGCTGCACGGGTCCACCACCGCGCTGCCCGTTCCGATCGGCGACTTCACCAGCAACAGCGCCGGCTCGGTGGTGGTGTGGAATCACGAGATGGCCGCCATGCTTTTCGAAGCGCTGGCCGCCGACACCGCGGTGCCCGCGGCCGCGCTCGAAGGGCAGTGA